A window of the Candidatus Tectomicrobia bacterium genome harbors these coding sequences:
- a CDS encoding RtcB family protein, whose translation MEKPLEIRGVPVDEGALRQIRICLADEEAAAGVLCADHHLGYSMPIGGVVAYRNAISPSGVGYDIACGNKAVRTDLRADEIRPDLPRIMETIYRTLEFGMGRRNPVPVDHALFEDPTWKDVKVLRELKDLAACQLGTIGAGNHYVDLFEDETGWVWIGVHFGSRGFGHKTASGFLNLARNKSFSARPGGEDMHARATVLSLDSPLGQDYYASMQLAGRYAYAGRDYVCRRVLDILGARAMEEIHNHHNFAWKEEHGGEKLLVVRKGATPAWPGQKCFIGGSMGDLAVIAEGVDTPAARKLIRSTVHGAGRVMSRTQAAGKKRWRGGKLHRTGGQITRQQMNAYVKERGIVLRGADTDEAPQAYKRLGEVLAHHADSLRILHRLTPIGVAMAGPEVRDDYKD comes from the coding sequence ATGGAAAAACCCTTGGAAATCAGGGGCGTTCCCGTCGACGAGGGTGCCCTGCGCCAGATTCGGATCTGCCTCGCGGACGAGGAGGCCGCCGCAGGCGTCCTCTGCGCGGACCACCACCTGGGCTACTCCATGCCCATCGGCGGCGTTGTCGCCTACCGGAACGCCATCAGCCCCAGCGGGGTGGGCTACGACATCGCCTGCGGCAACAAGGCCGTCCGCACGGACCTGCGCGCGGACGAGATCCGCCCCGACCTCCCCCGCATCATGGAAACCATCTACCGCACCCTCGAGTTCGGGATGGGGCGGCGGAACCCCGTCCCCGTGGACCACGCCCTCTTCGAGGACCCCACCTGGAAAGACGTGAAAGTCCTCCGGGAGCTCAAGGATCTCGCCGCCTGCCAGCTCGGGACCATCGGCGCGGGGAACCACTACGTGGACCTCTTCGAGGACGAGACGGGCTGGGTCTGGATCGGCGTCCACTTCGGCTCGCGCGGCTTCGGGCACAAGACCGCCAGCGGCTTCCTCAACCTGGCCCGCAACAAGAGCTTCTCCGCCCGGCCCGGCGGGGAGGACATGCACGCCCGGGCCACCGTCCTCTCCCTCGACTCCCCCCTCGGGCAGGACTACTACGCCTCCATGCAGCTCGCCGGCCGCTACGCCTACGCCGGGCGCGACTACGTCTGCCGGCGCGTGCTCGACATCCTGGGCGCGCGGGCCATGGAGGAGATCCACAACCACCACAACTTCGCCTGGAAAGAGGAGCACGGGGGCGAGAAGCTCCTCGTGGTGCGCAAGGGGGCGACCCCCGCCTGGCCCGGGCAGAAGTGCTTCATCGGGGGGAGCATGGGGGACCTGGCCGTCATCGCCGAGGGGGTGGACACCCCCGCCGCGCGCAAGCTCATCCGCTCCACCGTCCACGGGGCGGGCCGGGTCATGAGCCGCACCCAGGCGGCCGGCAAGAAGCGCTGGCGCGGGGGCAAGCTCCACCGCACCGGCGGGCAGATCACCCGCCAGCAGATGAACGCCTACGTGAAGGAGCGGGGCATCGTGCTGCGGGGCGCCGACACCGACGAGGCGCCCCAGGCCTACAAGAGGCTCGGCGAGGTCCTCGCCCACCATGCCGACAGCCTGCGGATCCTCCACCGCCTCACCCCCATCGGGGTGGCCATGGCGGGCCCGGAGGTGCGGGACGACTACAAGGACTGA
- the der gene encoding ribosome biogenesis GTPase Der, whose protein sequence is MPLPTLVIVGRPNVGKSTLFNRLVRRREAIVRPEPGVTRDRHYGRAEWEDRAFLAVDTGGMASGKEDDPFDPLIERQARSAIEEGDVVLFLVDGIEGLLPGDVQIAQMVREAGRPVLLVLNKADAARSREAAWDFYRLGLGEPLPVSAEHGTGVPEMVEAVLARLPPEAPEEEAAGAGEIRVAVVGRPNVGKSSFINRLLGEERTLVSPVPGTTRDPIDTLCRRGDALYRFIDTAGIRRRGKIGDLKIEAVSMILAYRSIERADAVILLLDAAEGATSMDAQIARHIVDSGKACAILLNKWDLVEKDSRTFDETAQDIRDRLVHVDFAPILSVSALTGQRCERVFDLIGRLGAAHRRRVPTAALNQRVREWTQAHPAPSGKGGKRPKFLYATQASVAPPHVVLFTSQVSTIPTVQYGRYIENRLREAFDFEGTPIRVSFRSRREKAAPRRRGKGRKKDGKP, encoded by the coding sequence ATGCCGCTCCCCACCCTCGTCATCGTCGGCCGGCCCAACGTCGGGAAATCCACCCTCTTCAACCGGCTGGTGAGACGCCGGGAGGCCATCGTGCGGCCGGAGCCGGGCGTCACCCGCGACCGCCACTACGGCCGGGCGGAGTGGGAGGACCGGGCCTTCCTCGCGGTGGACACGGGGGGCATGGCCAGCGGGAAGGAAGACGACCCCTTCGACCCCCTCATCGAGCGCCAGGCACGCTCGGCCATCGAGGAGGGGGACGTGGTCCTCTTCCTCGTGGACGGCATCGAGGGCCTCCTGCCGGGGGACGTCCAGATCGCCCAAATGGTCCGGGAGGCGGGCAGGCCCGTCCTCCTTGTGCTGAACAAAGCCGACGCCGCGCGCTCCCGGGAGGCGGCCTGGGACTTCTACCGCCTGGGACTGGGAGAGCCGCTCCCGGTTTCGGCCGAACACGGCACGGGCGTCCCCGAGATGGTCGAGGCGGTCCTGGCCCGGCTCCCGCCCGAGGCCCCGGAGGAGGAGGCGGCCGGGGCGGGGGAGATCCGGGTGGCGGTGGTGGGGCGGCCCAACGTGGGGAAATCCTCCTTCATCAACCGCCTGTTGGGGGAGGAGCGCACCCTGGTGAGCCCGGTGCCGGGGACCACCCGGGATCCCATCGACACCCTCTGCCGGCGGGGGGACGCGCTCTACCGCTTCATCGACACGGCCGGCATCCGGCGCCGGGGGAAGATCGGGGACCTGAAAATCGAGGCGGTGAGCATGATCCTGGCCTACCGGAGCATCGAGCGGGCCGACGCCGTCATCCTCCTCCTGGACGCGGCCGAGGGCGCCACCTCGATGGACGCCCAGATTGCCCGCCATATCGTGGACTCGGGCAAGGCCTGCGCCATCCTCCTCAACAAGTGGGACCTGGTGGAGAAGGACTCCCGGACCTTCGACGAAACCGCCCAGGACATCCGGGACCGTCTCGTCCACGTGGACTTCGCCCCCATCCTCTCCGTCTCGGCCCTGACGGGCCAGCGCTGCGAGCGGGTGTTCGACCTCATCGGGCGCCTCGGCGCGGCCCACCGGCGCCGGGTGCCCACCGCGGCCCTCAATCAGCGGGTGCGGGAGTGGACCCAGGCCCACCCGGCCCCCTCGGGGAAGGGGGGCAAGCGGCCCAAGTTCCTCTACGCCACCCAGGCCTCGGTGGCGCCCCCCCACGTCGTCCTCTTCACCAGCCAGGTCTCCACCATCCCCACCGTCCAGTACGGCCGCTACATCGAGAACCGCCTGAGAGAGGCCTTCGATTTCGAGGGGACGCCCATCCGGGTGAGCTTCCGCTCCCGGCGGGAGAAGGCCGCGCCGCGGCGGAGAGGGAAGGGAAGGAAAAAGGACGGAAAACCCTAG
- a CDS encoding tetratricopeptide repeat protein, producing the protein MKIPTEVVESMARNVRKEIKQPDTFQTYGAESLTWLQSHGKHVAAGAGAAVLIAAGFWAYGYWSAKSHEKAALSYMLAQDAKGPEEIEALRRTAMAYPKTRAGIQARLELAAKLRERGELPAAEQEYRIVLAGGAASAMDRELAQRGQAAVLEAQGKCPEAVAVWREVLDRGSLISQEDLYLSIAGCQEKAGNLKEAARTLEEFSQKFPQSPFLNELYRERMNRLTSSAAAAPAPPRKPAK; encoded by the coding sequence GTGAAAATACCAACCGAGGTCGTGGAGTCCATGGCGAGAAACGTCCGCAAGGAAATCAAGCAGCCCGACACCTTCCAGACCTACGGCGCCGAGAGCCTGACCTGGCTCCAGTCCCACGGCAAGCACGTCGCCGCCGGCGCCGGCGCCGCCGTCCTCATCGCGGCGGGTTTCTGGGCCTACGGCTACTGGTCCGCCAAGTCCCACGAGAAGGCCGCGCTCTCCTACATGCTCGCCCAGGACGCCAAGGGGCCCGAGGAGATCGAGGCCCTGCGCCGCACGGCCATGGCGTACCCCAAGACCCGGGCGGGCATCCAGGCCCGGCTCGAGCTGGCCGCGAAGCTCCGCGAGCGGGGCGAGCTTCCGGCCGCCGAGCAGGAGTACCGCATCGTCCTGGCCGGCGGGGCCGCCAGCGCCATGGACCGGGAGCTGGCCCAGCGCGGCCAGGCCGCCGTCCTTGAGGCCCAGGGCAAGTGCCCGGAGGCCGTGGCCGTCTGGCGGGAGGTCCTGGACCGGGGCAGCCTCATCAGCCAGGAAGACCTCTATCTCTCCATCGCGGGCTGCCAGGAGAAGGCGGGGAACCTGAAGGAGGCTGCCCGGACCCTTGAGGAATTCAGCCAGAAGTTCCCCCAGAGCCCGTTCCTGAACGAGCTCTACCGGGAGCGAATGAACCGCCTCACATCATCCGCCGCAGCGGCGCCCGCCCCACCACGAAAACCGGCGAAATAA
- a CDS encoding N-acetylmuramoyl-L-alanine amidase: MVGRAGCLLLGAVLAVLGAISPAGAARPGPSVTAVRSFVTEGYARLTLLLDRETFSFQHGRLARPPRLYLDIPAGRLSPRAPLPADAAGARLVRGVRFGRPDRQTLRMVVDLGEGEIQARVFSLPNPHRIVVELRGGIAPPPPPAAGVVPPAPAPPLQRPAAPPPAEARAPLPPAPRAPAAPRRRQEMSIAERFRGGTGRIMLDPGHGGKDPGTLGLYGLVEKNFVLDLAQRAARALRRALPGNEVILTRAGDSYIPLDRRTAMANDRDADIFISIHANSSPLRGTNGIETYLLSEASSDRALEIAARENDVSLAEMTDLQKILYDLMLRSKVNESRELAEDVHRSLLGQVGRRYRGINDLGVKRGPFYVLLGARMPSILIEVGFISNPAEARRSLQPSFRDSIAQGIAEGVVRFVAGPVRTAGPGAGRPARAAASR; this comes from the coding sequence GTGGTCGGGCGGGCGGGGTGCCTCCTTCTGGGAGCCGTCCTGGCCGTGCTGGGGGCCATCTCCCCCGCGGGGGCGGCCCGGCCGGGCCCCAGCGTCACCGCCGTGCGCTCCTTCGTCACCGAGGGCTACGCCCGGCTCACCCTCCTTCTCGACCGCGAGACGTTCAGCTTCCAGCACGGGCGGCTGGCCAGGCCGCCCCGGCTCTACCTGGACATCCCCGCCGGGCGCCTGAGCCCCCGGGCGCCCCTCCCCGCGGACGCGGCCGGGGCGCGCCTGGTGCGCGGGGTGCGCTTCGGCCGCCCCGACCGCCAGACCCTCCGCATGGTGGTGGACCTCGGCGAGGGGGAGATCCAGGCGCGGGTGTTCTCCCTGCCCAACCCCCACCGCATCGTGGTGGAGCTCCGGGGCGGCATCGCGCCCCCGCCTCCTCCGGCCGCGGGCGTCGTGCCCCCGGCGCCCGCGCCGCCCCTCCAGAGGCCCGCCGCCCCCCCGCCCGCCGAGGCGAGGGCGCCGCTCCCGCCGGCTCCGCGGGCGCCCGCCGCCCCCCGGAGGCGCCAGGAGATGAGCATCGCCGAGCGCTTCCGGGGCGGGACGGGCCGCATCATGCTGGACCCCGGGCACGGCGGGAAGGACCCGGGCACCCTTGGGCTCTACGGCCTCGTGGAGAAGAACTTCGTGCTGGACCTCGCCCAGCGCGCCGCCCGGGCGCTCCGGCGGGCCCTGCCCGGAAACGAAGTCATCCTCACCCGGGCGGGAGACAGCTACATCCCCCTGGACCGGCGGACGGCCATGGCGAACGACCGCGACGCGGACATCTTCATCTCCATTCACGCGAACAGCTCGCCCCTGCGCGGCACCAACGGCATCGAAACCTACCTCCTGAGCGAGGCCTCATCCGACCGGGCGCTCGAGATCGCGGCCCGCGAGAACGATGTCTCCCTGGCCGAGATGACCGACCTCCAGAAGATCCTCTACGACCTCATGCTGCGCTCCAAGGTGAACGAGTCCCGGGAGCTGGCCGAGGATGTTCACCGCTCCCTCCTGGGGCAGGTGGGGCGGCGGTACCGCGGCATAAACGATCTGGGGGTGAAGCGCGGGCCCTTCTACGTCCTGCTGGGGGCGCGGATGCCGAGCATCCTCATCGAGGTGGGCTTCATCTCGAACCCGGCCGAGGCCCGCCGGAGCCTCCAGCCCTCCTTCAGGGACTCTATCGCTCAGGGGATCGCCGAGGGCGTGGTACGCTTCGTGGCAGGGCCCGTCCGCACCGCCGGGCCGGGGGCCGGGCGTCCGGCCCGCGCCGCCGCCTCCCGCTAG
- the fusA gene encoding elongation factor G has protein sequence MAAHEIARIRNVGLLGEGGNGKTSLAEACLFTSGSTDRLGKVDAGSTILDSEPEEVKRSSSIASAVAFADWDKHRVNLIDTPGYSNFIADTVAAIRAMDNALIVIRGHSELKVMTEKVFEWTQAEGIPRFLYVNHMDHPQADIFRAVEAASSSLEKRFALVHLPIGGGEDFKGIVDLLAGKAYTYAPDGNGKGTEEPIPADLKAAYEEHRGKLIECAAEADESLIEKYLEGGELAPEEIVKGLRKGILEGAFIPVFCGCGMKNIGTDALLNALVMLGASPAERRPAEAEGPEDQKLSLKADSDGPFCALVFKTVVDPFAGKLNYFRVMSGTLAPDAAVLNAAQGEKERIGGLLFIQGKGQKPVTDKLVPGDIAAVAKLKVTRTGDTLCDEKSPLKLAPIKFPSPSISYAVAPKSKGDEEKLSTAFSRIREEDPVLQVSRDPQTKELLLSGLGVLHIEVAIERIKRKYGVEVEMRTPRVPYKETIKGRTKVQGRYKKQTGGRGQFGDTWLEIEPLPRGKGFEFVDKIVGGSIPRTYIPAVEKGIVEAMENGSLAGYPVTDLRITLYDGSYHTVDSSEMAFKIAGSMGFKKGMLECKPTLLEPIMNIEVTVPDEYMGDIIGDLNSRRGRVLGMIPGAGGKQAIKAQVPMAEVLNYAPALRSMTADRGDFTMEFSHYEEVPGQIAEKVIAAAGAPQSSDE, from the coding sequence ATGGCTGCGCACGAAATCGCCAGGATTCGCAACGTGGGACTCTTGGGTGAAGGCGGCAACGGAAAAACGTCGCTCGCCGAGGCTTGCCTCTTCACCTCTGGCTCGACCGACCGCCTCGGCAAAGTGGACGCCGGATCGACCATCCTGGACTCCGAGCCCGAGGAGGTGAAGCGCTCCTCCTCCATCGCCTCCGCGGTGGCCTTCGCGGACTGGGACAAGCACCGCGTCAACCTCATCGATACCCCCGGCTACTCCAATTTCATCGCGGACACGGTGGCCGCCATCCGGGCCATGGATAACGCACTCATCGTCATCCGGGGGCACTCCGAGCTGAAGGTCATGACCGAGAAGGTCTTCGAGTGGACCCAGGCGGAGGGGATCCCCCGCTTCCTCTACGTCAACCACATGGACCATCCCCAGGCCGACATCTTCCGCGCCGTCGAGGCGGCGTCGAGCTCCCTCGAGAAGCGCTTCGCCCTGGTGCACCTGCCCATCGGCGGCGGGGAGGATTTCAAGGGCATCGTGGACCTCCTCGCCGGCAAGGCCTACACCTACGCCCCCGACGGGAACGGGAAGGGGACGGAGGAGCCCATCCCCGCCGACCTCAAGGCCGCCTACGAGGAGCACCGGGGCAAGCTCATCGAATGCGCGGCCGAGGCGGACGAGTCCCTCATCGAGAAGTACCTCGAGGGAGGCGAGCTCGCCCCCGAGGAGATCGTGAAGGGCCTGCGGAAAGGCATCCTGGAAGGGGCCTTCATCCCCGTCTTCTGCGGCTGCGGCATGAAGAACATCGGCACGGACGCCCTGCTGAACGCCCTGGTCATGCTCGGCGCCTCGCCGGCCGAGCGCCGGCCCGCCGAGGCGGAGGGCCCCGAGGACCAGAAGCTCTCCCTCAAGGCCGATTCGGACGGGCCCTTCTGCGCTCTCGTGTTCAAGACGGTGGTGGACCCCTTCGCCGGCAAGCTCAACTACTTTCGGGTCATGTCGGGCACTCTCGCCCCGGATGCGGCCGTGCTGAACGCGGCCCAAGGCGAGAAGGAGCGCATCGGCGGCCTCCTCTTCATCCAAGGCAAGGGCCAGAAACCGGTGACGGACAAACTGGTGCCCGGCGACATCGCCGCCGTGGCCAAGCTCAAGGTGACGCGCACGGGCGACACCCTCTGCGACGAGAAATCGCCGCTCAAACTCGCGCCCATCAAGTTCCCGTCGCCCTCCATCTCCTACGCGGTCGCCCCCAAGTCCAAGGGGGACGAGGAGAAGCTCAGCACCGCCTTCAGCCGCATCCGCGAGGAGGACCCCGTCCTCCAGGTGAGCCGCGACCCGCAGACCAAGGAGCTCCTCCTCTCAGGACTGGGCGTCCTGCACATCGAGGTCGCCATCGAGCGCATCAAGCGCAAGTACGGCGTCGAGGTCGAGATGCGCACCCCGCGCGTTCCCTACAAGGAAACCATCAAGGGGCGCACCAAGGTGCAAGGCCGCTACAAGAAGCAGACCGGCGGGCGCGGGCAGTTCGGCGACACATGGCTGGAGATCGAGCCCCTGCCGCGCGGCAAGGGCTTCGAGTTCGTGGACAAAATCGTGGGCGGGTCCATCCCCCGCACCTACATCCCCGCCGTCGAGAAGGGCATCGTCGAGGCCATGGAGAACGGCTCGCTCGCGGGCTACCCCGTGACCGACCTGCGCATCACCCTCTACGACGGCAGCTACCACACCGTGGACAGCTCCGAGATGGCCTTCAAGATCGCCGGCTCGATGGGCTTCAAGAAGGGCATGCTCGAATGCAAGCCCACCCTGCTCGAGCCCATCATGAACATCGAGGTCACCGTGCCCGACGAGTACATGGGCGACATCATCGGCGACCTCAACTCCCGCCGGGGCCGGGTGCTCGGGATGATTCCCGGCGCCGGGGGCAAGCAGGCCATAAAGGCGCAGGTGCCGATGGCCGAGGTGCTCAACTACGCCCCGGCCCTGCGCTCCATGACGGCCGACCGGGGGGACTTCACGATGGAGTTCTCCCACTACGAGGAAGTGCCTGGACAGATCGCCGAAAAAGTCATCGCCGCGGCGGGGGCCCCGCAGTCCAGCGACGAATAG
- a CDS encoding VOC family protein produces the protein MVKVDSLSHVGLWVRDLGRSVRWYEEMLGFVLTDRLGPLVQLPPERAGEPFTNAGKGALQQMAFEAESLDALHAAHEFLARKGVKILLPPMRQKQSPGWKFYFADPDGNKLEIYTGMKRVAPDYGRHYGKWPEGAA, from the coding sequence ATGGTGAAGGTGGATTCGCTCTCCCACGTCGGGCTCTGGGTCAGGGACCTCGGCCGCTCCGTCCGCTGGTACGAGGAGATGCTCGGCTTCGTCCTGACCGACAGGCTGGGCCCCCTCGTCCAGCTCCCCCCGGAGCGGGCGGGGGAGCCCTTCACGAACGCCGGCAAGGGGGCCCTCCAGCAGATGGCATTCGAGGCCGAAAGCCTCGATGCCCTGCATGCCGCCCACGAGTTCCTGGCCCGGAAGGGGGTCAAAATCCTCCTCCCGCCCATGCGCCAGAAGCAGAGCCCGGGATGGAAGTTCTATTTCGCCGACCCGGACGGCAACAAGCTCGAGATCTACACCGGCATGAAGCGGGTCGCCCCGGACTACGGCCGCCACTACGGCAAATGGCCCGAGGGAGCGGCCTAG
- a CDS encoding SPOR domain-containing protein encodes MAKKGVNLLDEDGEEREPDEEGGEAARPPRRAGGGGGLIRYIIIGVAAVALLGGGGWAGYTFWWIPSKKREADRLEAQKKLEDLRKQRLAQLRAEAEQRKQALAILEQVQAEQQGKAAPKPGEAGKEGEKPPAAAASVPPAGAKPAAPPQAGAPKAEAPKKETAKPEPPAAPKPPAAPPQQMAQAKPPAMPADGKPAREVAPPQAAAKPAPEKPAPRMAQAPPQNGGAKAGPPAAPRPSPSRERQARRAEPSGPRAYSIQVATCRTDRCVQSFVSRLREKGLEARVSGGGGGAGGPMNEVFLGSFASRDEAENLAGKAQGKNLRTTIYESGGRWRVAAGSFRDLEDAAQMLDRAEDAGFRGELARRPGAPRAGSGLRAVRTGSFATRQEALAARARVVGAGFQGVFVVAEPRR; translated from the coding sequence ATGGCCAAGAAGGGTGTGAACCTGCTCGACGAAGACGGTGAGGAACGGGAACCCGACGAGGAGGGTGGGGAGGCCGCGCGCCCGCCGCGCCGCGCCGGCGGAGGGGGAGGCCTCATCCGCTACATCATCATCGGCGTGGCCGCCGTGGCCCTGCTCGGCGGGGGCGGATGGGCGGGCTACACCTTCTGGTGGATCCCCTCCAAGAAGCGCGAGGCGGATCGTCTGGAGGCCCAGAAGAAGCTCGAGGACCTCCGCAAGCAGCGGCTCGCCCAGCTGAGGGCCGAGGCCGAACAACGCAAGCAGGCGCTCGCCATCCTCGAGCAGGTCCAGGCCGAGCAGCAGGGGAAGGCCGCGCCCAAGCCGGGCGAGGCCGGAAAAGAAGGCGAGAAGCCCCCCGCGGCCGCGGCGAGCGTGCCCCCGGCGGGCGCCAAGCCCGCGGCGCCTCCCCAGGCGGGGGCTCCGAAGGCCGAGGCCCCGAAGAAAGAGACGGCCAAGCCGGAGCCCCCCGCGGCCCCCAAGCCGCCGGCGGCGCCTCCCCAGCAGATGGCCCAGGCCAAGCCCCCTGCGATGCCGGCCGACGGGAAACCCGCGCGGGAGGTTGCCCCCCCCCAGGCGGCGGCCAAGCCCGCCCCCGAGAAGCCCGCCCCCCGGATGGCCCAGGCGCCGCCTCAGAACGGTGGAGCGAAGGCGGGCCCTCCCGCCGCCCCGCGCCCCAGCCCCTCCCGGGAGAGGCAGGCGCGCCGCGCCGAGCCCTCGGGGCCGCGCGCGTACAGCATCCAGGTAGCCACCTGCCGGACCGACCGCTGCGTGCAGAGCTTCGTGAGCCGGCTCCGCGAGAAGGGCCTGGAGGCCCGCGTCTCGGGCGGAGGGGGAGGGGCCGGCGGCCCGATGAACGAGGTTTTTCTCGGCTCTTTTGCCTCGCGTGATGAGGCCGAGAACCTGGCCGGCAAAGCCCAGGGAAAGAACCTGAGGACGACCATCTATGAGTCCGGCGGGCGCTGGCGCGTCGCGGCGGGCTCATTCCGGGATCTCGAGGACGCGGCCCAGATGCTGGACCGCGCCGAGGACGCGGGCTTCCGGGGCGAGCTCGCCCGGCGGCCCGGCGCGCCGCGGGCCGGATCCGGCCTGCGGGCCGTCCGCACGGGCAGCTTCGCCACCCGCCAGGAGGCGCTCGCCGCGCGCGCGCGCGTCGTGGGCGCCGGCTTCCAGGGCGTCTTCGTGGTGGCCGAGCCCAGGCGGTAG
- a CDS encoding adenosylhomocysteinase: protein MNFDVKDRNLAGGGALRMEWAARSMQVLDLIRRRFEKEKPLKGIRIGACLHVTTETGMLMKTLVAGGAEVTLCASNPLSTQDDLAASLVVNENIPVFAIKGEDRDTYYKHLRAVLDSKPHITMDDGADLVTEILTKRADLIPGIVGSTEETTTGVIRLRAMAEEGVLRFPVIAVNDANTKHFFDNRYGTGQSTIDGIIRATNRLLAGSVFVVSGYGWCGKGLASRARGMGANVVVTEVDPLRALEALMDGYRVMPMAEAAKIGDFFCTVTGDTSVVRLEHVKLMKDGAIISNSGHFDVEVDVAGIEKTAKSKREIRPLVDEYAMTDGRRIVVIGGGRLVNLATAEGHPSSVMDMSFANQALAAEFLVKNGKNLEKKVYSVPPETDAEIARLKLKSMGVEIDILTPEQERYLKSWQHGT from the coding sequence ATGAATTTCGACGTCAAAGACCGCAACCTGGCCGGGGGGGGCGCACTGCGCATGGAATGGGCCGCCCGGAGCATGCAGGTCCTCGACCTGATCCGGCGGCGCTTCGAGAAGGAAAAGCCCCTCAAGGGCATCCGCATCGGGGCCTGCCTCCACGTCACGACCGAAACCGGAATGCTGATGAAGACCCTGGTGGCCGGGGGCGCCGAGGTGACGCTCTGCGCCTCGAACCCCCTCTCCACCCAGGACGACCTGGCCGCCTCCCTGGTGGTGAACGAGAACATCCCCGTCTTCGCCATCAAGGGCGAGGACCGCGACACGTACTACAAGCATCTGCGCGCCGTGCTCGACAGCAAGCCCCACATCACGATGGACGACGGGGCCGACCTCGTCACCGAGATCCTGACCAAGCGCGCCGACCTTATCCCCGGTATCGTGGGGAGCACCGAGGAGACGACCACCGGCGTCATCCGGCTGCGGGCCATGGCGGAGGAGGGGGTGCTGCGCTTTCCCGTCATCGCGGTCAACGACGCGAACACCAAGCACTTCTTCGACAACCGCTACGGCACCGGCCAGAGCACCATCGACGGCATCATCCGGGCCACGAACCGCCTCCTCGCGGGCTCCGTCTTCGTCGTTTCCGGCTACGGCTGGTGCGGGAAGGGCCTGGCCAGCCGGGCCCGGGGGATGGGCGCGAACGTCGTCGTCACCGAGGTGGATCCCCTTCGGGCGCTCGAGGCCCTCATGGACGGCTACCGGGTCATGCCCATGGCCGAGGCCGCGAAGATCGGCGATTTCTTCTGCACCGTGACGGGAGACACGAGCGTGGTGCGGCTCGAGCACGTCAAGCTCATGAAGGACGGCGCCATCATCTCGAACTCGGGCCACTTTGACGTCGAGGTGGACGTGGCCGGGATCGAGAAGACGGCCAAGTCCAAGCGCGAGATCCGGCCCCTCGTGGACGAGTACGCCATGACGGACGGACGGCGCATCGTCGTCATCGGCGGCGGCCGCCTCGTCAACCTGGCCACCGCCGAGGGCCACCCCAGCAGCGTCATGGACATGAGCTTCGCCAACCAGGCCCTGGCCGCCGAGTTTCTGGTAAAGAACGGCAAGAACCTGGAGAAAAAGGTCTATTCCGTCCCGCCCGAGACCGACGCGGAGATCGCCCGCCTCAAGCTCAAGAGCATGGGCGTCGAAATCGACATCTTGACGCCGGAGCAGGAACGCTATCTAAAGAGTTGGCAGCACGGTACCTGA
- a CDS encoding MerR family transcriptional regulator, producing MAEAATESQIPDKLFFKIGEVAELTGTKPHVLRYWESEFKMLRPAKGESGQRIYRRKDVELIFAIKKLLYEENFTIAGAKKQLQRLRGGRGDTARMKLPAKPSADPPLSLPFEPEAESNGEAAHPEPPGPSIDVAALRRELQAILDILDGR from the coding sequence ATGGCCGAGGCCGCGACGGAGTCGCAGATCCCCGACAAGCTCTTCTTCAAGATCGGCGAAGTGGCCGAGCTGACGGGGACGAAACCTCACGTGCTCCGCTATTGGGAGAGCGAGTTCAAGATGTTGCGCCCGGCGAAGGGCGAATCGGGCCAGCGCATATACCGGCGCAAGGACGTGGAGCTCATCTTCGCCATCAAGAAACTCCTCTACGAGGAGAACTTCACCATCGCAGGCGCGAAGAAGCAGCTTCAGCGCCTGCGCGGGGGGAGGGGCGATACGGCCCGGATGAAGCTCCCCGCGAAGCCTTCCGCCGACCCCCCCCTCTCGCTCCCCTTCGAGCCCGAGGCGGAGTCGAACGGGGAGGCGGCACATCCCGAGCCGCCCGGACCCTCGATCGACGTCGCCGCGCTACGCAGGGAGCTCCAGGCGATACTCGACATCCTGGACGGCCGCTGA
- a CDS encoding VOC family protein produces MPTAERAIRVKLSHVGIYVRDMEKSLRWYQEILGLRLSDYLPAGSTQEPAAPHGICWLRYDDLHHEVVLIQLPPEALKEDGAGRPTNLQQVAFRLPAESDVQAAYERFRAAGVSIVTPPRRQRVSGGLQFYFADPDGNKIELFSSTNRLPY; encoded by the coding sequence ATGCCGACGGCCGAAAGGGCGATCCGGGTGAAGCTCTCCCACGTGGGCATCTACGTGCGGGACATGGAGAAGTCGCTCCGCTGGTACCAGGAGATCCTCGGCCTCAGGCTCTCGGACTACCTCCCGGCCGGGAGCACCCAGGAACCCGCCGCCCCGCACGGCATCTGCTGGCTGCGCTACGACGACCTCCACCACGAGGTGGTGCTCATCCAGCTCCCCCCCGAGGCGCTGAAGGAGGACGGGGCGGGGCGGCCGACCAACCTCCAGCAGGTCGCCTTCCGGCTGCCCGCGGAGTCGGACGTCCAGGCGGCCTACGAGCGGTTCCGGGCGGCCGGGGTGAGCATCGTGACCCCCCCGCGGCGCCAGCGGGTGAGCGGAGGGCTCCAGTTCTATTTCGCGGACCCGGATGGGAACAAGATCGAGCTCTTCAGCTCCACGAACCGCCTTCCGTACTGA